A genome region from Vulpes lagopus strain Blue_001 chromosome 7, ASM1834538v1, whole genome shotgun sequence includes the following:
- the ACTL7A gene encoding LOW QUALITY PROTEIN: actin-like protein 7A (The sequence of the model RefSeq protein was modified relative to this genomic sequence to represent the inferred CDS: deleted 2 bases in 2 codons) produces MSQSVMSSLGKFPSCRLMISLSGLDPSGIEELSESKMALDSMWAPQAGIIGDGPAKRGGEQAPVQAHGLQTASLKDGPAKRAVWVRCNRSEPEEPTNSTTVREKPRLEVTKAVVVDLGTGYCKCGFAGLPKPTHNISSTVGKPYMETAKTGDNRKETFVGKELINADVRLKLVNPLRHGIIVDWDTVQDIWEHLFHKEMKISPEEHAVLVSDPPLSPHTNREKYAEMLFETFSTPAMHIAYQSRLSMYSYGRTSGLVVEVGHGVSYVVPIYEGYPLPSITGRLDYAGSDLTAYLMGLMNNLGKHFTEDQLSIVEDIKKKCCFVALDPIEEKKVPATVHTIQYTLPDGKEISLCQERFLCSEMFFKPSLIKSMQLGLHTQTVSCLNKCDIALKRDLMGNILLCGGSTMLSGFPNRLQKELSSMCPNDNPQVNVLPERDTAVWTGGSILASLQGFQPLWVHRFEYEEHGPFFLYRRCF; encoded by the exons ATGTCACAATCGGTGATGTCATCATTGGGGAAATTCCCAAGTTGCCGTCTGATGATAAGCCTTTCAGGCCTTGACCCCAGTGGGATCGAGGAACTTTCTGAGAGCAAGATGGCTCTTGATAGCATGTGGGCTCCGCAGGCAGGAATCATCGGGGATGGGCCTGCCAAGAGAGGCGGCGAACAGGCCCCTGTACAGGCCCACGGCCTCCAGACGGCCTCCCTGAAGGACGGCCCGGCAAAGCGGGCAGTGTGGGTCCGCTGCAACCGTTCAGAGCCAGAAGAACCTACTAACTCCACGACGGTCAGGGAGAAGCCCAGGTTAGAGGTGACCAAGGCAGTGGTCGTGGACCTTGGCACTGGCTACTGCAAATGTGGCTTCGCCGGGCTGCCAAAGCCCACCCACAACATCTCCTCGACGGTGGGCAAGCCCTACATGGAGACGGCCAAAACCGGGGACAATCGCAAGGAGACGTTTGTGGGGAAGGAGCTCATCAACGCAGACGTTCGCCTCAAGCTAGTTAACCCTTTGCGGCATGGCATCATCGTGGACTGGGATACGGTGCAGGATATCTGGGAACATCTCTTCCACAAGGAGATGAAGATCTCCCCAGAGGAGCACGCGGTCTTGGTCTCAGACCCACCCCTGAGCCCGCACACCAACAGAGAGAAGTACGCGGAGATGCTGTTTGAGACCTTCAGCACTCCCGCCATGCACATCGCCTACCAATCCCGCCTGTCCATGTACTCCTACGGAAGGACGTCCGGCCTGGTGGTGGAGGTTGGCCACGGCGTGTCCTACGTGGTCCCCATCTACGAGGGTTATCCTCTGCCCAGCATCACCGGACGGCTGGACTACGCGGGCTCTGACCTCACAGCCTACTTGATGGGCCTGATGAATAACTTGGGGAAACACTTCACCGAGGACCAGCTAAGCATTGTGGAGGACATCAAGAAGAAATGCTGCTTTGTGGCCCTGGACCCCATCGAAGAGAAGAAAGTCCCAGCCACC GTGCACACGATCCAGTACACTCTGCCTGACGGGAAGGAGATAAGCCTGTGCCAGGAGAGGTTTCTCTGCTCGGAAATGTTCTTCAAGCCTTCTCTTATCAAGTCCATGCAGCTGGGCCTCCACACCCAGACAGTGTCCTGCCTTAACAAGTGTGACATTGCCCTCAAACGGGATCTCATGGGGAACATCCTGCTGTGCGGGGGCAGCACCATGCTCAGCGGTTTCCCTAACCGCCTGCAGAAGGAGCTGAGCAGCATGTGTCCCAATGACAACCCCCAGGTAAACGTGTTG CCTGAGAGAGACACTGCAGTGTGGACAGGCGGCTCCATCCTGGCGTCACTTCAGGGCTTCCAACCACTGTGGGTCCACCGCTTTGAGTATGAGGAACATGGGCCTTTCTTCCTCTACAGAAGGTGCTTCTGA